From Quercus lobata isolate SW786 chromosome 1, ValleyOak3.0 Primary Assembly, whole genome shotgun sequence, one genomic window encodes:
- the LOC115949953 gene encoding uncharacterized protein LOC115949953, which yields MGKGKAKVVPQERRDFRSERFNNSNRPRRDYIEQSGSTGAQAVHAVFREPLHKILEKVKYEPFFQWPNKMAGDPLKRNQNLYCAYHQEPGHTTNDCRNLKNYLDRLVLEGKLRHLLHRSEGWQEPSNNKTRQSTLRPPIGTINVILAAPGRTGFVPFRVMLVSSFLTKPDDRESKRARMSATPLIGFTEEDKQGTIQPHDDTLVVTLRIGGYDVKRVLVDQGNAVEIMYPDLYKGLNLKQEDLLPYDSPLVSFEGKVVIPRGMITLPVQTNSEVVEVNFIVVDAYSPYTAIVARPWLHTLGAVSSTLHQKVKYPSGGQIKEIIGNQGVARQCMVSAILRQQDRITSTSAESGL from the coding sequence ATGGGAAAAGGAAAAGCGAAGGTagtccctcaggagaggagggacttcaggtcggaacgaTTTAACAACAGCAACAGGCCGAGAAGGGACTATATAGAGCAGTCCGGATCTACTGGGGCTCaggcagtccatgctgtgttccgagaacctCTTCACAAAATTCTAGAGAAGGTGAAGTATGAGCCTTTCTTTcagtggccgaacaagatggctggCGACCCTTTGAAGCGTAATCAGAACCTGTATTGCGCATACCATCAGGAGCCCGGTCACACTACCAATGATTGCAGGAACCTGAAGAACTATTTAGACAGGCTCGTCCTAGAAGGGAAGCTGAGACATCTGTTGCATCGCTCTGAAGGATGGCAAGAACCATCAAACAACAAAACCAGACAAAGTACGTTGAGGCCGCCCAttggcacaattaatgtcattctCGCCGCACCTGGAAGGACAGGCTTTGTCCCCTTCAGGGTAATGTTAGTGAGCAGTTTCCTGACTAAGCCAGATGACAGGGAATCCAAGAGGGCCAGAATGAGCGCCACGCCATTAATTGGGTTCACGGAGGAAGACAAACAAGGAACTATCCAACCCCACGATGATACCTTAGTCGTGACGCTCAGGATAGGAGGTTATGACGTCAAAAGGGTGTTAGTTGATCAAGGTAACGCGgtggagataatgtaccctgatttgtATAAGGGATTGAACTTGAAGCAGGAAGACCTGTTGCCATACGATTCCCCCCTGGTTAGCTTTGAAGGAAAGGTCGTCATCCCGAGAGGCATGATTACGTTGCCTGTGCAAACAAACTCAGAGGTGGTAGAAGTGAACTTCATTGTCGTAGATGCATACTCCCCTTACACAGCCATCGTGGCCCGGCCATGGCTTCATACCCTAGGGGCTGTGTCGTCAACCttgcaccaaaaggtgaaatatccGTCAGGAGGTCAGATCAAAGAGATAATAGGGAACCAGGGAGTagctaggcaatgcatggtgtcggcAATCTTGCGGCAGCAGGATCGCATAACTTCCACATCGGCCGAGAgtggcttatag
- the LOC115949959 gene encoding uncharacterized protein LOC115949959 produces the protein MTTVPTAGSGGPAMWVNCEELEKVLVGSDPERFFQIGSELPPQEKSSLTAFLRQNLDVFAWNPYEAPGVDPDFICHRLNVNLAVTPKRGIEANPDQIRAIHNLRPPRNLKEVQKLTGMIAALNRFISRSADRCNPFFLLLHKWKGFEWNEECAMAFQQLKEYLAQPPIMSSPEVDEVLFAYIAVAPHAVSLVLIQEDNGTQRPVYYVSKSLQEAKTRYLPLEKAILAIVQATRKLPRYFQAHTVVVLTQLPLKSILRSADYTSRIAKWGTILGAFDIRYMPRTAVKGQVLADLVAEFAKPAAEGKEVSVLLGADERVSSTVSPRGLTCWKAYIDGASNQRGSGLGLVLLSPEGITIEKSLRLGFSATNNEAEYEALLEGMGMIRKMEGKSVDMFSDLRLIVGQVNGDMEAKDERMQEYLVRVKHLQTQFHHFRLTHIPRSGNTHADSLATLATSSAQPLPRVILVEEIPRPLTEKANGIGIHNIRAGPSWMDPIVLYLKHDTLPDDKVEAGKIRRKATRFWLSEDSKLYRRSFLGPYLLCVHPEAIELILEELHERICGSHTGGRSLSHRALTLGYWWLSMHKEALDYVKKCDQCQRFAPSIHQPGGELNPMSSPWPFAQWGLDILGPFPKATGNRKFLLVGTYYFTKWFDSKAIRRYCSELGIVNRYSTPAYPKSNGQAEAVNKTIMNGLKKRLDDAKGRWVEELAHVLWTYRTTPRRSTGEIPFSMTYGAEAVIPLEVNFPTQRTTTFCPATNDKLLEKSLDLIDERREGTMVHLANYQ, from the exons atgaCTACGGTCCCAACTGCGGGCAGTGGAGGACCAGCCATGTGGGTGAACTGTGAGGAGTTGGAGAAAGTACTTGTCGGATCTGACCCTGAGAGGTTTTTTCAAATTGGCTCGGAATTGCCGCCCCAAGAGAAGTCATCACTGACTGCCTTCCTCCGACAGAATTTAGACGTGTTTGCTTGGAACCCTTACGAGGCCCCCGGGGTCGACCCAGATTTCATCTGCCACCGCCTTAATGTGAACCTGGCCGTAACACCTAAGAG AGGCATTGAGGCTAACCCTGACCAAATAAGAGCCATCCATAACTTGCGGCCTCCTCGAAACCTTAAGGAAGTCCAGAAGCTTACCGGTATGATAGCAgctttaaaccgtttcatctcGCGCTCAGCAGATAGATGCAACCCATTTTTTCTCCTATTGcacaagtggaaaggatttgaatggaatGAGGAATGCGCTATGGCTTTCCAACAGCTAAAGGAATACCTCGCCCAACCGCCGATTATGTCTAGCCCCGAGGTCGAcgaggttttgtttgcctacatAGCTGTGGCCCCGCATGCAGTAAGCTTGGTGCTAATCCAAGAAGACAACGGCACGCAGCGACCAGTCTATTACGTTAGCAAATCCCTGCAGGAGGCAAAAACCCGTTACCTCCCCCTCGAAAAGGCTATCTTAGCCATCGTACAAGCCACAAGAAAGCTACCCCGCTACTTTCAAGCACACACTGTCGTGGTGTTAACTCAACTCCCCTTAAAATCCATCCTGCGCAGCGCCGATTACACAAGTAGAATTGCAAAATGGGGAACGATTTTGGGCGCCTTTGACATtagatacatgcctcgcaccgctGTAAAGGGTCAGGTCCTCGCCGACCTGGTGGCAGAATTTGCGAAGCCTGCAGCAGAAGGAAAGGAAGTGTCGGTCTTACTGGGGGCTGATGAGCGGGTGAGCAGCACAGTTTCCCCACGTGGACTCACTTGTTGGAAGGCATACATTGATGGCGCATCgaaccaaaggggctcagggTTAGGACTTGTCCTGCTCTCACCCGAAGGGATAACCATAGAGAAATCCTTGAGACTCGGTTTTTCAGCCACaaataacgaagccgagtatgaggcgcTATTGGAGGGAATGGGAATGATCCGAAAGATGGAGGGGAAATCCGTAGACATGTTCTCGGATTTAAGACTTATTGTGGGGCAGGTAAATGGAGACATGGAGGCaaaggatgaaagaatgcaagagtatctagtTCGGGTTAAGCACCTGCagacccaatttcatcactttCGCTTGACGCACATACCCAGAAGTGGGAACACTCATGCTGATTCTCTTGCGACGttggctacctcctcggctcaaCCCCTACCTCGGGTCATACTGGTAGAAGAGATCCCCCGTCCACTGACAGAGAAGGCCAATGGGATTGGAATACATAACATCAGGGCAGGaccgagctggatggaccctatcgTTCTATACTTAAAGCATGACACCTTACCAGATGATAAGGTGGAGGCCGGCAAAATCAGGAGAAAAGCTACCCGATTCTGGTTGTCGGAGGACTCCAAGCTTTACAGACGCTCGTTTTTAGGGCCGTATTTGCTATGTGTGCATCCAGAGGCTATAGAACTCATCCTGGAAGAGTTACATGAAAGAATTTGCGGAAGTCACACGGGGGGTAGGTCTTTGTCTCACAGAGCCTTAACGCTGGGTTATTGGTGGCTGAGCATGCATAAGGAAGCCCTGgattatgtgaagaagtgcgaccaatgccagagattcgctCCGAGCATACACCAGCCTGGTGGAGAGCTAAACCCAATGTCTAGTCcctggccatttgcacaatggggcctAGATATACTTGGTCCATTTCCCAAGGCAACAGGGAATAGAAAATTTCTTCTCGTCGGCACctactacttcaccaaatgg tttgatagcaaagccaTCAGAAGGTACTGCAGTGAGCTGGGAATTGTTAACCGGTATTCCACGCCAGCTTACCCCAAGAGTAATGGACAAGCAGAAGCCGTCAACAAGACCATAATGAACGGGTTGAAAAAGAGACTAGATGACGCAAAAGGAAGATGGGTAGAGGAATTAGCCCATGTCTTATGGACATACCGCACCACGCCTCGTAGGTCTACAGGGGAAATccctttttcaatgacctatggggccgaggctgtcATTCCATTGGAGGTGAACTTCCCAACCCAGAGGACCACCACCTTCTGTCCCGCTACCAATGACAAACTTCTAGAAAAGAGCTTGGACCTCATCGACGAAAGAAGGGAAGGCACGATGGTCCACCTAGCTAACTATCAGTag